The following nucleotide sequence is from Halorussus caseinilyticus.
GAACTCACGCCGTCCGAGATTCCGTTTACGTGGACTCGACTCGACGACGGCGTGGCGACGGTGCCTTTCGAGTTGCGCGACGACCGCGGTCGGGTCCGAGTCGACCCCGACCCGAGACGGTTCAGACTCGACACCGAGAGCGAGACCGTCACCGTACCGGCGGGCGACGACCCACCGGAGCGCATCCGGTCGTTCGTCGCGGCCCGCGGCGACCTGTCGCCCACTGCGGGCGGTCTCCTCGCTCCGCTCGGTATCGGGACGCGGCGGTATACCGAGCGCCGAATCGACCCGGGAGAGGTCCACGTCGTCGCGGGTCGACCCGAGCGTCGAGACGGTCGCGTCGTCCTCGCCGACCCAGCCGTGATAGCCGACGAGTCGCCGCGGACGGTCGCCCGGCGTCGCCTCCGAGCGTCGGCGTTTCCGCTGGTCGCGGCGGTCGCGGCCTGTGTAGTCGGAGGGGGATTGCTCGCAGTCGCGTAGCCGAGTCTCGCGGTTGCGACGGAAAACCGACGAATCGTCGGTTAGAAGTAGGGGATGTCCACGTCGATGATGTTTCCGGAGGCGTCGTCGGGACAAACGTCGATGAGCGGGTGCTTACAGATGGTCGCACCGAGGTCGTCGCCGCAGCCGCTCACGTAGTTGGCGACGTAGCAGACCGCCTTGACGAAGGTGACGCAGGAGACGGCACCGACGACAGTGACGCCGAGCGCACCGCAGGCGAAGGCACCGACCGTGCTACAGAGCAGTCGGCAGGTCTTGTTGGTCGCCCAGTAACAGCCGCTACAGTAACTGATGTTCAGGTAGTCGGGGAAGTCCGTCCAATCGGTGGTGCCGACATCCTGCTGTGCGAGGGCGGTGACGGACTCGGGGTCGGGTTCGATGGTCGTGTGCGAGACGCCACTGTCGGTCGTCGGCTTGCCGAGTTGGGTCGCCTCGACTTCGGTCGCCGCCTCGTAGCGTTCGGTCTTCTGAAACACGCCGTCGTCGCCGTAGGTCTCGAAGTCGAGTTGTGCGAGTTCGACCGCCTCGGTGTCGAGGTCCCGGCCGATGACGATGGCCGCGCGGCGGTTCTCGTCGGTCTCGAAGTTGTACGCGACGAGTTCGCGTCGGAAGTCACCGGCTTCGACTCGCGCGGCGTCGAGCTTTTCGAGGTCCCACGAGAACTCGTAGCCCTTCTCGTTGGCGACTTCGAGGAGGGCGTCGAACTGCTCGGTCCGGGAGAGCTTTCTGGCGAGGGCCATCTTCCGACCCTTCTCCAGCATCGTGATGGGTTCGTCTTCGGGGCCTTCGGCCGCCGCGACAGAGACCGAGAACATTCCCGCGACACCGGCGACGCCAGCACTTCCCATACCTTTCAGCACGCTTCGTCTACTAGGTCCATTATCAGACATACGACCACTCAATAAAACTTTAATTAAATAAAACTTTGCATTTATTCTTAATATGTTTAAAATTTTATGCTATAGAAGGAGAGGAGAACAACGA
It contains:
- a CDS encoding GIDE domain-containing protein, with product MITVLGSVFLLAGVAFGWYGLRPLAVVARLVRAETVGPASVSAADEFVVCRGRAQSVGDSLTAPFTGEKCLGLEYEISERELTPSEIPFTWTRLDDGVATVPFELRDDRGRVRVDPDPRRFRLDTESETVTVPAGDDPPERIRSFVAARGDLSPTAGGLLAPLGIGTRRYTERRIDPGEVHVVAGRPERRDGRVVLADPAVIADESPRTVARRRLRASAFPLVAAVAACVVGGGLLAVA
- a CDS encoding halocin C8-like domain-containing protein; the protein is MGSAGVAGVAGMFSVSVAAAEGPEDEPITMLEKGRKMALARKLSRTEQFDALLEVANEKGYEFSWDLEKLDAARVEAGDFRRELVAYNFETDENRRAAIVIGRDLDTEAVELAQLDFETYGDDGVFQKTERYEAATEVEATQLGKPTTDSGVSHTTIEPDPESVTALAQQDVGTTDWTDFPDYLNISYCSGCYWATNKTCRLLCSTVGAFACGALGVTVVGAVSCVTFVKAVCYVANYVSGCGDDLGATICKHPLIDVCPDDASGNIIDVDIPYF